The Musa acuminata AAA Group cultivar baxijiao chromosome BXJ2-2, Cavendish_Baxijiao_AAA, whole genome shotgun sequence genome contains the following window.
CAAATTGAGAATGTTCTTAAAGAGGTGTGGCTTCTTGATTATTATGCTTGATCAATTTAAATGTCTCCATGTATAAATTATGTTTATTCTCACCATGCTTATCGTTTATGTTTGTCTTCAAGGACAAGCTAATCAACTAGATCATTTGTCAGAAAGGAATTATGGTAGCTAGTCAGCATGTATGTCCTTGTCTCATCATGATGCATACATGTCAACCATTCTATCATCTCGTGAAGATGTCTGCTAATGATGACTATCATTGCTCTTCATTGATTTGTTGCTGCTGCTTTTAGTTGGTTTTATGCAATTTTGTTGTTGGTCTTTATTTTTTGGTTGTTACTTTCATAGCCTTGTTATCTAATTATTTCCCATTGTTCTATTATAGATTTTAGTGCAGTTATTACTTTAAACTTGCCTTTTATTTTTATAACCAATCTAAAATGTTGATGGTTTATAATCGATCTATGTGATTAttatatgaatttttagtatCTTCGATGACCAATAAACTTAAttaaatcatacatatatataattctttattAAATAAGTTAGTGTAGTTCATGCTGATTGTATATGTTATTTGATAATATATTCTGGTTGCAGAATGTTTTGTATCATCATCATTTTTGTGGGACCTAAAAGCCTGGTAGCAAAGGACTTGTATGGACACTAGCATGTTATGATACTTTGGAATTTTATACATTCACAGTTCTTCCCGGACAAGACAGATTTAGAGGTGTTGCCTAAAGAATTATATGGTTGGCTTATAAATCTATCAATTTAGTTGCATAATTGTTTCAACTGAAtagaagtgatgttggtttacgTAATTCAGTTGTTCTAGTACACCCCTCTTTGACATCCTAAAAGTAGACTTTCCATTGTTCTTGTTCTCAATCCTCTCTGAAACCATATTATTCCCCGTTAAAGTTCTCTTTTGGCATTACCAGTTAATTTAATTAATAACATGACATCTCTATAACATTTTTATAATCCCTTTTCCACATTAGAGGTGTTGTGGgagttttttttaatttgaatggATTCCTCGTGCTACTGGAATCTGAATTTCTACTCTCTAAATTGAGGACTATTAAATTTGAGATTCAGCGATCTGGTAGATCTCCAGGGTTGAGGCAAAAAGAGCCACAATTTCAAGCTGTCACACCCTTGGCCATCGTTGGTTTGGAAACTTGTATTTGGAGATGGACTTCGGTTCCTTATCTTATAGATGTTTTCGTTGAGCTAGGAACATGTTGATGTTCTTTCCCAATAACAGTTTGTAATGAGGCAAAAATGGTGAAGACTTTCAACTTTTATTTACGTGATATTGTTATAAACGGCATTGTCTCTGACGATGTAATCATGAAGAAGACTAACCTCTGACGAATTTGACTTCTCATAATATTAGAATGTAGTCATTGTGTCTGCATACTGTGCTTATCTGGCCTCAAAGAGCTTAGCTTTTGTATACTGATTTACAAAATTTGCTTGTCATAACTGATTTTATTGTTGTTGCTTTGGAAAAGTTAGTGATAACTTTAAATCTCATCTTGGTGCTTCACATTTGATTCTTCTAGAAATGAAGTATATCCCATAAATAACGGTTTTGCAAATGAAAATTGTTCCCTTTGATAAAGTAGCTCTTAAGAAGTTTTTCCTAGTATTTTAGATAAACCATTTACTTTGGCATAGTGATTCAAAGTGACtgctaaattttctattaacTTCACTAGAAACTTGATCGTGTTGTTTGTGCAACTAGAACTTGAGACAATCATCTGGTAGCACTACAGGTGTTTCTATATACTCTAAAAGTTCTTGTTGCCACCCTCTTGCTAGACCTACTAGATGCTAAATGAATGATTGTAGTTTCCTGTTATTTTCATTTGCTGGTAAATTTATCAGAACAATTATGGAATGTTATCAGGTTATATTGATGACAATGTTCATCTAGTTAAAAGCGGTAAGAGTGTGAAGTAATGCTAGTTTCTGTTGATGAGGCATGTTGTTACACTTCTTTCAGGTACACTCCAGTGTGCAAATTCTGCAGGATAAGCAACAGGTGACAGAGGCACAGCTGCACCTTGCACAGCTAAAAACTTCTGAGGGAGATCGGCAGCTGCCAGAAAATTCAAAGACTGGAGATTCAGATTCTCAACAACACGAGTTACCTCCACCACAACAGCCCGTCCAACAACCCTATCAACACCCTGTTCCACAGGCACAACCAACTGTGCTTCCTGCTCCACCACCTTTACCACAACAAATCCCACCTCCCCAGATACCCCAATTGCCTCAATCTCAAATTCCTTCTCTTCCATCTGTACCACAAGAATTCCGAATCCCCTCAGCATCTCAGCAGGCAGAGGCTCCACGCCAACAATTCCAGGTCCACATTCCACAGCCCCAGGCAGCACCACCTCCTCTGCCGCCCCAACCACAGCATTATCAGCCCTCTTTGCAGCATCCACGATATTCCCAGTCACCCCAATCGCAGCAACCTGTAAGTCCCTCGCCACAGGTGCCACCCGCAATGTCCCAGCACCCTGAAGAATCTGTACCATATATGTCTCCACCTTCTAGCTATGCTCCAAGCATCCGCCAACCTGCTCCTTTTCCTCAGCCACTGACTGCACCCCCTCAACAGTTTTATGGCCCCATGCCCAATATGTATGAACCACCTGCAAGCAAACCAAGCTCAGGGCTGCCACCTTTTTCTTCTGGCTATAGACCACCAGTAGGTCCTGGTTACCATGATTCATATGGTTACAGTGGATTGCCTTCCGGTCAAAGCAGCTCTGCATCAAAACCTTTGCCTATTGCTTCCTCGGTCTCATCTGGTGGAACAAGCAACTATCCACGACTCCCAACAGCCCAGATCTTACCACAGGCTGCACCAACTAGCTCTGCTTCAGGTGGTTCTTCAGGGACTAGAGTGGCGATTGATGATGTGGTGGAGAAAGTTGCCACCATGGGGTTCTCGAGAGATCAAGTCAGGGCAACTGTAAGGAAGTTGACTGAGAATGGACAGTCAGTTGATCTAAACGTGGTGCTTGACAAACTCATGAATGATGGAGAGATTCAGCCTCAGAAAGGTTGGTTTGGTCGGTGACTGTTTGCCAAATCTTCATATCATCTGCGTATATAGTGATTTTGTGAACCTTCTTGTCTCCATCCTTGTGTCACCAGATTGAGTGGTTTGAGAAGACTCAGATTCTATTGCTTTTATTGGATTGCATGTTTCCTTCTATTGAATCTGTGGAGGCCCCTGATGACTTTTATATAGATTGATCATGTCTTGAAGGAATCTTCAACTGCTCCAGGACCTCAAGCTGctgtatattatatattttgtgGTTGTACTTTTCGGCAGTGAATGTTTGAGTTGTCGTCTTGGAACTATGACATAGGAGACCAATCAAGGTGATATCCATGGCACATTTAGACGGTGTTTCTTGTTTACCTAAAACATCTTTTGCAGTTCATTCTATTGTTCCCCAGTTAAAAGTTGCAATCATATCTACGTAGAATGCTTCCCCGTGATCTGAGTGAAGTAATCATTTACATGTTATACAAGAGTGAGTTATTTTTCACACATGTAGCTTTTCATTGTGATTGATTAGCTTTTCAGACATATATCTCGATCTAGTTTGatttattttacaaaaaaaaaaagactcagtTTACTTTAAAAGATTTTCAAGGAATTTATCGGTTTAAGGCAAGAAACACACTTCAGTCATGGCTCAAGTATTATCCAAAAGCTATAAAACAATGTCAATAGTTGCACTATACTTCCATCAAGTCATATTAACTGACCAAGAGGCCCTTATTATTCCAAGCCAAACCAAACAAAGGGTTTTTAGCATCCAAAagagtacctttgctacttactagtacaaatataaaaataaataaattacatgaGAGAGACCAGAATGATCCAGACTCTCCCACTTGATTCATTTATGCCACAACTCGGTAACAGCACCAGCACCATTGTTCCAAATGGATCTATATTTGAAGAGCAGCAGAAATTTCACCAGCAAGGCTTAAAATTTCAAAGGGAGGTCTGTTCTTTACTTCCTTTACTGTGAGTGGGCACGAATCAGTTATCCAGAAGTAGCTCAATCCATTTGATGGACCCACTGAGAAGGGTAAGAAAGTGCATTCAAGTTAGTTCACCATGTAAGCATGGAAGGGAGAAAACATAATGAATTGTGAAAACAAATGATGCAAGGGACATTCACATTTACAACCGTCAGGATTTCTAATAGTGCTTTTTAACAACATTTAAGGAAAAAGATCATCTAACACTGCGTGCATCCGAAAAAAAACAGATAGTTTAAGCTCGATATAGAAGTTGACTAATAGTCtcctaatataaatttatataaactaGGTACACCATAGAAGCACCTGAACATATGGCATCAAGCATGCTCTTCCTTTTGCAGCAAATTGTCTAAAATCCCGTCTGGGTGGAATTTATGCTTAATGGTGTCCAAGCTCCATTAATGTCACAATCAGTTCTCATTCACAATAAAATCTTGTCTTGTTTTTACTGAAACTCTACATCTGTCATTTTTCACTCGCAATAAAATCGTGTCTTGTGTCCAAGCTCCATTAATTGTTTTCACTCACAATTAATGTCTAGATCTGTGAttttttcttgttttatgaaaGTCTATTCACAATACCTTTTTCATGTGAGAGAAATGTAGCACAAGCCAATAAAGAATATGTGGCTTCTAACAAAAAAACTTTATCTAACTTCAGTTTAGCATAAACCGTACTTTAGTTCCTTTATACAGAGTAAAAAGGAGAATGAGTGGAATTTAGCCACAATCATGATTGTACAACTATTTCTTGTTGGCCTTAGTTATTCTGTTTGTTTTGATTGATGTAAGTGACTTGAGATATTAAAACTTCATAATCAGGATAAATACTTCTGCAGTATCTTCCACACGGGTGGGTGGCGGCTGAGAAAACAATAATACCAAACAGAGAACTGAGTGTTTTCACAAAGACTTGATCCTGGCTTCCCAAAATACCTTCAGCACCAGAATAATCTAGAAAATAATGATTAAAAATAGCAATGGAAGACACGTAAATTGCACCCCAGTTTTTCTGATTTTCCTCCAACATTCCATCTCTGTTTCACCAACTAACATAAATGTCATGTGGTCAAAATAAGATGGTGATAAGTACATACATGACATCTATTAAATAGCAAGTCTTCCAAGTTAATTAGCTATGGAAAATATGAACAAGCTTTGATAGATACAGTTACAGTAACAAGTTAtcacaattaaagaaaaaaaatcaggcAACAAAGAAGCAGATGCATACCTCCATTGTCATTATTGAATCGCTCCCATGACCTATTAGGGAAGATACCATGGGTCACATAGGCACTGACTCTCTCTGCCCCATGAGCAGCCAATACTTTCTAAGAAATGATGAAGAACACATGAATTATGACTCCAAGAATCATTAAACGAAGATGATAACATGCAGTTCTTTACTTAATAAAAAAAAGCCTTAGAGAGTTATACTAGCCAATAGAAACGAGAGAAGAAATGAATAAACTTTAACTAGCAAAGGAAAGATCTTCCACACCTGGCATTCAATCAGAGTACCACCTGATTGCACCAAGTCATCAACTATAACAACATGACGGCCTCTAGGATCACCCTCTTTTAGACGTACAATTCGTTGATCACCTTCCCTAACTTTGTTGCAAATAATCTGGATTTGAAGTATTAAGCCACTAATCAACTGAATATGACATGAGACACTAGTGCAATACAATGATCATTACACATTACCATTGGAAAATGTTGAAGTTGCTTATGGAATCGCTTCCATGCACCATCATCTGGAAAAGCAATAGATATCTGAAAGGGACATAACAGAAATTTTACATGTGGCACTCCCAACTGATGTCTTGCAAAACTTCAATAAGAAACAACTTATTTTGCTATTTCATCAGAGGGTACACAACCGATGAATCTACAACAACAGAGAGCAAAACTAATAAGAAATCTCCATTTTAAGATATGAGTGCCtcaagcaaaaaaaagaaaaagaacacttACAACAAATTTGAACCATTAATCTTACAACAGAGGAAGCTTAAAAAATTACAGCCTGATTCTGATAGAGAAATATACCGAGTCACAATCTGTCTAGAATCCATTAGAACCAAATGCAGTCTGACTTGACTCACATCCAAGATAATAAATAAACAAAGATCAGGGTTCACAGTGGATAATTTGCTAGAGAAATTGATCACTCACATTTTCAGAATCTGGTAGTTGCTGAAGTCTATTCTTTAGCAAAGGCACCCCACTCTCAAAGCATGGCAAGACGGAGTCTCCAAAGTAGAATCTCTCCTATCATACAAGATTTAGAGAAAAAAGCATGAAGTTTAACCCAACAAATATGGAGAACAAATTACAAACAAGTATAAGAGGGTAGACTACAAACCTGCAGGGCATGAATGTCAAAAATGACCAAACTAGTTGGTCCACCTCTTGATATTGGAATGTTTGACAAAGTTCTAGCAAGGGTAAAAGCTGTTGCAACATCCCCTTCATCTTCCATACGTTCATAAGATCCAGTTGGAAAAAAGGGAAGAACAAGTGTAAATGAGGAGATAAACAACCTTGGCAACGCAAAGATGACAGACAGCTGCTCAaaaattactccaggagagctaaATGAGGCCAAGAATGCTACATGTTGCCCACGAATGCCATGAGCATTTGGGATGAATAAATTTGGGAAACCATCCTCAAATTTCCTGAAACATGGAAATTACTAGACTCTATCAACACAACAAATAAATTCAACTTTGTCAACCAGTTAAaaatgtcaaaatgaatcataaataTCATACAAACATTTGAGGCACTTTCGGCTTCTATATCAAAATGCATATCACATTTGAGGCACAATTTAACTAGGTCCTGGCTGAGGGAAGGGTCCAAGGTTGAGGCACATTGTAAAAATTCCGTCCTTGAGGTCCACTTTGTCCCCGATTTGGATGACCAACATAATGCAGCAAGGTTGTCGCTAGTTTTGAGTAATTGTACAGCGGCTACCCCTGTTATTACCTCAAATGAAGAACTAACATTCTCAATATGGTACTGTAGATGTACCCTCGGCTCATCTTGCAGACGAATAAAAGAAAACAACCATCCATTATTTGAAAATTCAACAGAAGATAAAAGAAGATATACAATCTCATTATTTCCTTTCACACATAAATCAACCTAATTTTCATCCTGGAAATAAATTGATTTCAAGAAGAAGAAACGCCGAAGAAAAGAACTTTAATTGATTCACTATCAGCGCATCTTGGGGATTAAATCTAAATTTTCTCCATCTTCATGTGGACATTTCAATTCGACAACAagcaaagaagagagagagggggCACCTCCAAGAGATGCTACGCAGATAGATGGAGTCGCTCTCCAAGGCAACGCGCTCGGCGAGCTCCCTCATCTCCTCGCAGTAGAAGAGGCAAACGCTCTTCTTGTACCTCTTCGGAGGCAGCGCAACGGAAGAGGCAACCGCCGGGGACGCCGCC
Protein-coding sequences here:
- the LOC103975565 gene encoding class E vacuolar protein-sorting machinery protein HSE1, which produces MNATKFMDKQITELSGTSQAAGEFFDFVNSQEDRRVNGVTGGRSVKQEQQQESEILPSYDFHPIRAVGSSSLSIAGGGGGGPSDSWPSWGSIDSKLASSNLKNAGVLQSHELTKTSHEKEKSAHDIAFVAEIDHTVKRYADNLMNALEGLSSRLSKIEIRTHHMENSVDELKVAIENNNGSTDGKLKQIENVLKEVHSSVQILQDKQQVTEAQLHLAQLKTSEGDRQLPENSKTGDSDSQQHELPPPQQPVQQPYQHPVPQAQPTVLPAPPPLPQQIPPPQIPQLPQSQIPSLPSVPQEFRIPSASQQAEAPRQQFQVHIPQPQAAPPPLPPQPQHYQPSLQHPRYSQSPQSQQPVSPSPQVPPAMSQHPEESVPYMSPPSSYAPSIRQPAPFPQPLTAPPQQFYGPMPNMYEPPASKPSSGLPPFSSGYRPPVGPGYHDSYGYSGLPSGQSSSASKPLPIASSVSSGGTSNYPRLPTAQILPQAAPTSSASGGSSGTRVAIDDVVEKVATMGFSRDQVRATVRKLTENGQSVDLNVVLDKLMNDGEIQPQKGWFGR
- the LOC135605873 gene encoding ribose-phosphate pyrophosphokinase 4-like, which translates into the protein MAIAAAAAGAVSSPNLYYRPGNPRLPHQQETAASATLIVKPKSAIFGRRALSSFLCDSQRNDDGRTGVLPIRSEMTTESATSDDPGFADRGAGLHHIPRISPLMAASPAVASSVALPPKRYKKSVCLFYCEEMRELAERVALESDSIYLRSISWRKFEDGFPNLFIPNAHGIRGQHVAFLASFSSPGVIFEQLSVIFALPRLFISSFTLVLPFFPTGSYERMEDEGDVATAFTLARTLSNIPISRGGPTSLVIFDIHALQERFYFGDSVLPCFESGVPLLKNRLQQLPDSENISIAFPDDGAWKRFHKQLQHFPMIICNKVREGDQRIVRLKEGDPRGRHVVIVDDLVQSGGTLIECQKVLAAHGAERVSAYVTHGIFPNRSWERFNNDNGVGPSNGLSYFWITDSCPLTVKEVKNRPPFEILSLAGEISAALQI